In Arthrobacter citreus, a single genomic region encodes these proteins:
- a CDS encoding transposase, with product MQERIDELTLLLLYLTSFEENAGLGETNLRSWKGYPFDTLDKLSNNNLIFSSNRAKSVYLTESGIEKAKKLMQKYNIQTENNEF from the coding sequence GTGCAAGAACGGATTGATGAATTAACATTATTGTTGTTATATTTAACTTCATTTGAAGAAAATGCGGGATTAGGTGAAACAAACCTTCGGAGCTGGAAAGGATATCCTTTCGATACGCTTGATAAATTATCGAATAATAATCTTATATTTAGTAGTAATCGTGCAAAATCAGTTTATTTAACAGAAAGTGGTATTGAAAAAGCAAAAAAATTAATGCAAAAATATAATATTCAGACAGAGAATAACGAATTTTAA
- a CDS encoding MurR/RpiR family transcriptional regulator, with protein MFSNDQIASFNELELSLYNYISQNMEKVAYMRIREIADETHVSTSTILRFCRKLNCDGFSEFKVKLKMYLEVEKKTSVKSAHHTLVDFFERTLKGDLEEKIKEAAIQINKAETVIFIGIGSSGILAEYGSRYFSSLGRFSLYIKDPHFPIHSKLRNNSVTIALSVSGENNFTVNHLNLLKQEGCKIISITNNKLSTIAKMSDLNIPYYVTEEYVDTTNITTQVPVVYIIEAIAREIYKINQ; from the coding sequence TTGTTTTCAAACGATCAAATAGCATCCTTTAATGAATTAGAATTATCTTTATATAATTATATTTCTCAAAACATGGAAAAAGTAGCATACATGAGGATACGTGAAATAGCAGATGAAACACATGTTTCAACTTCAACGATATTACGTTTTTGTAGGAAACTAAATTGCGACGGATTTTCTGAATTTAAAGTAAAGTTGAAAATGTATTTAGAGGTAGAAAAGAAAACTAGCGTTAAAAGTGCTCATCATACTTTAGTAGACTTTTTTGAAAGAACACTAAAAGGTGATTTAGAAGAAAAAATTAAAGAAGCAGCAATTCAAATTAATAAAGCCGAAACGGTCATTTTTATTGGAATCGGCAGTTCTGGTATATTAGCAGAATACGGATCAAGATATTTCTCCAGTTTAGGAAGATTTTCATTGTACATAAAGGACCCGCATTTTCCGATTCATTCGAAACTAAGAAATAATAGCGTAACAATTGCATTGTCAGTATCAGGAGAGAATAATTTCACTGTAAATCATTTAAATTTACTTAAACAAGAAGGTTGTAAAATTATTAGCATTACAAATAATAAATTGTCTACTATTGCCAAAATGTCTGATCTAAATATTCCTTATTATGTGACAGAAGAGTATGTTGACACTACAAATATTACTACTCAAGTTCCAGTAGTCTATATTATAGAAGCGATTGCACGTGAAATTTATAAAATTAATCAATAG
- a CDS encoding collagen-like protein — MRKIVYIDIEKGDLLGKEDRKKNDCCNCNKSKQCDCQCNHCKQRDCHNECGCHSHGFSQCCCIPGPQGPRGPRGKQGEDGERGKRGATGATGATGTSGTTGVTGATGLTGATGEIGATGLTGSTGDTGATGLTGATGDTGATGLTGATGDTGSTGATGDTGATGATGSTGSTGATGPTGPTGATGPTGATGATGATGATGATGATGATGATGPTGATGSTGATGPTGVTGSTGATGPTGATGSTGATGPTGATGSTGSTGATGATGPTGATGPTGATGQRGATGSTGATGPTGPKGPYAYALNSAGVLPVTVGGTVVPLPTVQTLSPGITINGTFDTFTVANAGVYYIAYALNTTAALALSTQILINGVPATPTIISPLLSLSIFHCYGILPLNAGDTISLQIFGLTGLVTLLTGNGATLTIFQLD; from the coding sequence ATGAGGAAAATTGTCTATATAGATATAGAAAAAGGTGATTTATTGGGCAAGGAAGATCGAAAAAAAAATGATTGTTGCAATTGTAACAAATCAAAACAATGTGATTGTCAATGCAATCATTGTAAACAACGTGATTGTCATAACGAATGTGGTTGCCACAGCCACGGTTTTTCCCAATGCTGTTGTATTCCGGGTCCACAGGGACCTAGAGGGCCAAGAGGTAAACAAGGTGAAGATGGGGAAAGAGGTAAAAGAGGGGCTACCGGTGCTACGGGGGCTACTGGAACAAGTGGAACTACTGGGGTGACTGGTGCTACAGGGCTTACTGGGGCTACTGGTGAAATAGGTGCTACGGGGCTTACTGGCTCTACTGGTGATACAGGGGCTACGGGGCTTACTGGGGCTACTGGTGATACAGGTGCTACTGGTCTTACTGGAGCTACTGGTGATACTGGCTCTACTGGAGCTACTGGTGATACAGGGGCTACTGGGGCTACTGGCTCTACTGGCTCTACTGGCGCTACAGGTCCTACAGGTCCTACAGGGGCTACGGGTCCTACGGGCGCTACTGGGGCTACTGGGGCTACTGGAGCTACTGGAGCTACTGGAGCTACTGGAGCTACTGGAGCTACGGGTCCTACGGGGGCTACAGGTTCTACTGGCGCAACTGGCCCTACTGGGGTTACAGGTTCTACTGGCGCAACTGGCCCTACTGGGGCTACAGGTTCTACTGGCGCAACTGGCCCTACTGGGGCTACAGGTTCTACTGGTTCTACTGGCGCAACTGGAGCTACGGGTCCTACGGGGGCTACGGGTCCTACTGGAGCTACGGGTCAAAGAGGAGCTACAGGTTCTACGGGGGCTACTGGTCCTACTGGTCCAAAAGGCCCGTATGCCTATGCTTTGAATAGCGCAGGAGTGCTGCCTGTAACAGTTGGTGGTACAGTTGTTCCTCTACCAACAGTTCAAACTTTGAGTCCTGGAATCACAATTAATGGAACGTTTGATACGTTTACAGTTGCAAATGCTGGTGTATATTATATTGCTTATGCATTAAATACTACTGCAGCATTAGCATTGTCAACGCAAATTTTAATAAATGGTGTTCCAGCAACTCCAACTATTATTTCCCCTTTATTAAGTCTATCAATATTTCATTGTTATGGTATATTGCCATTAAATGCAGGCGATACTATTTCACTTCAAATATTTGGTTTGACTGGTCTTGTCACACTCCTAACAGGAAATGGAGCTACACTTACTATTTTTCAATTAGATTAA
- the htpX gene encoding protease HtpX: protein MFKRISFFIFVNILVLITITTITTLLGVPRYIGDSGYLALLAFSVIAGFSGAIISLLFSRIMAKWIMGVKLIDVRSPQNERLNYVIEETYRLAKLAGLKKMPQIGVYDSVEVNAFATGPSKRRSLVAVSSGMINSMDRPAISGVLAHEIAHIKNGDMVTTTLLQGIINTFVIFFSRLVAKIVSNFVREELSYVVYVLCSIVFEIVFSILSSPIIFWYSRKREFKADQYAAEIGGKDNMIYALESLRSNIRLIDDRQKSIAAFKISGKEKFARLFSTHPPLEKRIERLKSL from the coding sequence TTGTTTAAACGTATTTCTTTCTTTATTTTTGTTAATATTTTAGTGTTAATTACAATTACAACTATAACAACATTATTAGGTGTACCTCGCTATATTGGTGATTCGGGTTACTTGGCACTGCTTGCTTTTAGCGTAATTGCAGGATTTAGCGGAGCGATTATTTCATTATTATTCTCTCGTATAATGGCCAAATGGATTATGGGCGTAAAATTAATTGATGTTCGATCTCCACAAAATGAACGGTTAAATTATGTAATAGAAGAAACATACCGTTTAGCAAAACTTGCTGGTTTAAAAAAGATGCCTCAAATCGGAGTTTATGATTCGGTTGAAGTAAATGCCTTTGCAACGGGACCTAGTAAAAGACGTTCTTTAGTTGCCGTTTCTAGTGGCATGATTAATTCAATGGATCGACCAGCAATTAGTGGTGTTCTAGCACATGAAATTGCTCATATAAAAAATGGCGATATGGTTACTACAACTTTATTACAAGGAATCATAAACACTTTTGTAATTTTCTTTTCTCGTTTAGTTGCAAAAATTGTTTCTAATTTTGTTAGAGAAGAGTTATCTTATGTAGTTTATGTTCTTTGTTCGATCGTATTTGAAATCGTATTTAGTATTTTAAGTAGTCCAATTATTTTCTGGTATTCAAGAAAAAGGGAATTTAAGGCGGATCAGTATGCTGCAGAAATTGGTGGTAAAGACAACATGATCTATGCTTTAGAATCATTGAGAAGTAATATTCGATTAATAGATGATCGTCAAAAATCGATTGCCGCTTTTAAAATTAGTGGTAAAGAGAAATTTGCAAGATTATTCTCTACACATCCACCATTAGAAAAAAGAATCGAACGATTGAAATCATTATAA
- a CDS encoding L,D-transpeptidase family protein: MIKILNLYFLGGKLLIRKWITVLILTCFMIVGIGIKPTQAATSQFIIINKSSNQLAYYENGKLYKVFKVATGRSPSLTPEGKFKIVNKIVNRPYYTGHIAGGDPRNPLGNRWLGLNARGTWGTTYAIHGNNDPSSIGKYVSHGCVRMYDNEVEWLFSRVKLSTPVVITSSSKSFDSIAKANGYKVTSSSGGSNAVIPSGTILKKGAKGTTVKKLQQKLTALGYSTKGIDGIFGNNTDQAVRKFQKDRHLTVDGIVGPATIKALGGL; the protein is encoded by the coding sequence ATGATTAAGATTTTGAATTTATATTTTTTGGGAGGGAAGCTTTTGATAAGAAAATGGATAACCGTTTTAATTTTAACGTGTTTTATGATTGTAGGTATTGGTATAAAACCTACTCAAGCAGCAACAAGTCAATTTATTATTATTAATAAATCATCAAATCAACTTGCTTACTATGAAAATGGTAAACTCTACAAAGTATTTAAGGTGGCCACAGGTAGGAGTCCATCCCTAACACCTGAAGGGAAGTTTAAAATTGTCAATAAGATTGTCAATAGGCCCTACTATACAGGTCATATTGCTGGTGGAGATCCACGAAATCCACTTGGTAATCGTTGGCTTGGATTAAATGCACGAGGTACATGGGGAACAACTTATGCTATTCATGGTAATAATGATCCAAGTTCAATTGGAAAATATGTCAGTCACGGCTGTGTCAGAATGTATGATAATGAAGTAGAATGGCTTTTTTCTAGAGTAAAATTGAGCACACCTGTTGTTATTACTTCTTCAAGTAAATCATTTGATTCCATAGCAAAAGCAAATGGATATAAGGTAACAAGTAGTAGTGGTGGGTCGAATGCTGTAATTCCTAGTGGCACTATCTTAAAAAAGGGTGCTAAAGGTACAACAGTTAAAAAACTACAACAAAAGCTTACTGCACTGGGCTATAGTACAAAAGGTATCGATGGTATTTTTGGTAACAATACAGACCAAGCAGTGCGCAAATTTCAAAAAGACCGGCATTTAACTGTAGATGGAATTGTTGGTCCGGCCACGATTAAAGCACTTGGAGGACTATGA
- a CDS encoding P1 family peptidase, whose amino-acid sequence MSIQKRIRDYGVIIGKLETGQLNSISDVEGVTVGHVTISDQDIQTGVTAILPHQGNIFKEKLIASSHVINGFGKSMGTIQINELGTIETPIILTNTLSIGTAADALIEYMLEQNSEIGRTTGTVNPVICECNDMHLNDIRTRYISRDHVHQAIHNADNLVKEGTVGAGTGMLCYSLKGGIGTASRLMKMDHGTYTMGVLVLTNFGILSDLKVNGKTVGKELKNHILQEQEEQDKGSIIMIVATDLPVSERQLNRIIKRTVTGLSRTGSIITTGSGEVVIGFSTATKIPHEKTTNCLLVPTIHEEDIDLAFRAVGEATEEAVLNSLITATHIIGRDGNERPAFKDLIRKYNVDLI is encoded by the coding sequence ATGTCGATTCAAAAAAGAATTAGAGATTATGGTGTAATTATTGGGAAATTGGAAACTGGACAATTAAATTCAATATCCGATGTTGAAGGGGTTACAGTTGGTCATGTGACAATAAGCGATCAAGATATTCAGACGGGTGTTACTGCAATTTTACCTCATCAGGGGAATATTTTTAAGGAAAAATTAATTGCGTCTAGTCATGTAATTAATGGATTTGGTAAATCGATGGGGACAATTCAGATCAATGAGTTAGGAACAATTGAAACGCCAATTATTTTAACAAATACACTAAGTATTGGGACAGCTGCAGACGCTTTAATAGAGTATATGTTAGAACAAAATTCGGAAATAGGGCGTACAACAGGAACCGTTAACCCAGTGATTTGCGAATGTAATGACATGCATTTAAACGATATTCGAACTAGATATATTTCAAGAGACCATGTTCATCAAGCTATACATAATGCTGACAATCTAGTAAAAGAAGGAACTGTCGGAGCAGGAACAGGAATGCTTTGTTATTCATTAAAAGGAGGAATTGGTACAGCTTCCCGGCTTATGAAAATGGATCATGGGACATATACAATGGGAGTTTTAGTGCTAACAAACTTTGGGATATTAAGTGATTTAAAAGTGAACGGAAAGACAGTTGGAAAAGAGTTAAAAAACCATATCTTACAAGAACAAGAAGAGCAAGATAAAGGTTCAATAATTATGATTGTAGCAACAGACCTGCCTGTATCTGAAAGACAACTTAATCGAATCATAAAAAGAACTGTTACTGGATTATCAAGAACAGGTTCAATCATCACTACGGGAAGTGGTGAAGTAGTGATCGGCTTTTCAACAGCAACTAAAATCCCTCATGAAAAAACTACAAATTGTCTTTTGGTACCGACTATACACGAAGAGGACATTGACCTAGCTTTTAGGGCAGTTGGAGAAGCAACTGAAGAAGCTGTTTTAAACTCACTAATAACTGCAACGCATATTATAGGAAGAGATGGCAATGAAAGACCAGCATTTAAAGATTTAATTAGAAAATATAACGTTGACTTAATATAG
- a CDS encoding glycoside hydrolase family 1 protein, translating into MKQFKFPEDFLWGGATAANQMEGGFYEGNKGLNIADVLPGGKERLTILQSPGFNFEIDRSKYNYPNHEGIDFYHRYKEDIALFAEMGFKVFRMSIAWTRIFPNGNELEANEEGLAFYDRVFDELHKYGIEPVVTISHYEMPVNLVKQYGGWRNREVVTFFERYVNAIFNRYKNKVKYWMTFNEINSGLIMPIMGLGFSIKNEEDKYQPTFQAFHHQFVASSIAVKACHNIIPDAQIGCMILYAPVYSFDSNPKNVMYALHEERFFNYFCADVQVRGEYPAFINRFFKEHNIKIEMQDGDLELIKEGTVDYIGFSYYMSRTEKKEKSDLESSQGNLIGGVKNPFLKASDWGWEIDPEGLRISLNQLYDRYQVPLFVVENGLGAYDKVEEDGSINDDYRIDYLREHINAMGEAIEDGVELMGYTSWGCIDLVSASSGEFSKRYGFIYVDKHDDGSGTSERLKKKSFFWYKDVIASNGEIL; encoded by the coding sequence ATGAAACAGTTTAAATTTCCTGAAGATTTTTTATGGGGTGGCGCAACCGCTGCAAATCAAATGGAAGGTGGCTTCTATGAGGGAAATAAAGGACTAAATATTGCCGATGTACTTCCTGGTGGAAAAGAAAGACTGACCATTTTACAATCACCTGGCTTTAATTTCGAGATTGATCGCTCAAAATATAACTATCCAAATCATGAAGGTATTGACTTCTATCACCGCTATAAAGAAGATATTGCTTTATTTGCAGAAATGGGTTTTAAAGTTTTCCGCATGTCAATTGCATGGACAAGAATTTTTCCAAACGGAAATGAACTGGAAGCAAATGAAGAAGGTCTAGCCTTTTATGATCGTGTTTTTGACGAATTACACAAATATGGAATCGAACCTGTGGTTACAATTTCACACTATGAAATGCCAGTGAATCTTGTAAAACAATACGGTGGCTGGAGAAATCGAGAAGTAGTTACTTTCTTTGAAAGATATGTAAATGCAATCTTTAATCGCTATAAAAACAAAGTAAAATATTGGATGACCTTTAATGAAATTAATAGTGGCTTAATAATGCCAATTATGGGTCTTGGCTTTTCGATAAAAAATGAAGAAGATAAATATCAACCAACATTCCAAGCATTCCATCATCAATTTGTGGCAAGTAGTATTGCAGTTAAAGCATGTCATAACATCATCCCAGATGCTCAAATTGGATGTATGATTTTATATGCTCCGGTTTATTCATTTGACTCAAATCCTAAAAACGTTATGTATGCTCTACATGAGGAGCGATTCTTTAATTATTTCTGTGCAGACGTACAAGTTCGAGGTGAATACCCAGCATTTATTAATCGTTTCTTTAAAGAACATAATATTAAAATTGAAATGCAAGATGGTGACTTAGAATTAATTAAAGAAGGTACTGTAGACTATATTGGATTCAGTTATTATATGTCTAGAACTGAGAAAAAAGAAAAATCCGATTTAGAAAGTTCGCAAGGAAATCTAATTGGTGGCGTTAAAAACCCATTCTTAAAAGCAAGCGACTGGGGCTGGGAAATCGATCCTGAAGGATTACGTATTAGTTTAAATCAATTATATGACCGTTACCAAGTCCCATTATTTGTTGTAGAAAATGGTTTAGGTGCTTACGACAAAGTTGAAGAAGATGGTTCAATTAATGATGATTACCGAATTGATTATTTACGTGAACACATTAATGCAATGGGAGAAGCAATTGAAGACGGTGTTGAGTTAATGGGATATACTAGTTGGGGATGTATTGATTTAGTTAGTGCATCTTCAGGAGAATTCTCAAAACGCTATGGCTTTATTTATGTCGATAAACATGACGATGGTAGTGGCACATCAGAACGCCTAAAGAAAAAGTCATTCTTCTGGTATAAAGATGTTATTGCTTCAAACGGAGAAATATTATAA